The following coding sequences are from one Tachysurus vachellii isolate PV-2020 chromosome 7, HZAU_Pvac_v1, whole genome shotgun sequence window:
- the insig1 gene encoding insulin-induced gene 1 protein isoform X2, with protein sequence MIEGVKCQMPRLEDRCWSCTGVKTKDLTHLWLWMASKTCEMMSVVTSVMLQVRSANLIRRGLVLFAVGVLLALVLYFLQIQRKDALLPDEVLDTLFSSAWWIPLCCGSAAAVVGLLYPYLDSHLGEPHKFKREWASVMRCIAVFVGINHASALDFVNNVQLCLTLAALSLGLWWTFDRSRSGFGLGLTTAFFATLITQLLVYNGIYQFPSPQLGYVRSWLPCIFFSGGVTVGNIGRQLAMVTNEKPHSD encoded by the exons TGCCAAATGCCGAGACTAGAGGACCGCTGTTGGAGCTGCACCGGTGTGAAGACCAAAGATTTGACCCATTTGTGGCTCTGGATGGCGTCTAAAACGTGTGAGATGATGTCCGTGGTCACGTCAGTGATGCTCCAGGTTCGATCTGCTAACTTGATCCGCCGTGGACTCGTCTTGTTTGCTGTCGGTGTGTTGTTGGCGTTAGTGCTGTATTTCCTGCAAATCCAGCGAAAAGACGCCTTGTTGCCTGATGAAGTGTTGGACACTTTGTTCTCTTCAGCTTGGTGGATTCCTCTGTGCTGCGGATCAGCAGCCG CTGTGGTTGGATTGTTGTATCCATATCTGGACAGCCACCTCGGAGAGCCACACAAGTTTAAGCGCGAGTGGGCAAGTGTCATGCGTTGCATCGCCGTGTTCGTCGGCATCAACCACGCCAGTGCC CTGGACTTTGTGAATAACGTACAGTTGTGTCTCACTCTGGCGGCTCTGTCTCTGGGTCTTTGGTGGACGTTTGATCGCTCCAGGAGTGGATTTGGTTTGGGCCTCACCACTGCGTTTTTTGCCACGCTCATCACTCAGCTGTTGGTCTACAACGGCATCTACCA gTTTCCGTCTCCTCAGTTGGGCTACGTTCGCTCCTGGCTGCCCTGCATCTTCTTCTCTGGAGGAGTGACGGTGGGGAACATTGGCAGGCAGCTGGCCATG GTTACGAATGAGAAACCTCACAGCGACTAG
- the insig1 gene encoding insulin-induced gene 1 protein isoform X1, whose translation MIEGVKCQMPRLEDRCWSCTGVKTKDLTHLWLWMASKTCEMMSVVTSVMLQVRSANLIRRGLVLFAVGVLLALVLYFLQIQRKDALLPDEVLDTLFSSAWWIPLCCGSAAAVVGLLYPYLDSHLGEPHKFKREWASVMRCIAVFVGINHASAKLDFVNNVQLCLTLAALSLGLWWTFDRSRSGFGLGLTTAFFATLITQLLVYNGIYQFPSPQLGYVRSWLPCIFFSGGVTVGNIGRQLAMVTNEKPHSD comes from the exons TGCCAAATGCCGAGACTAGAGGACCGCTGTTGGAGCTGCACCGGTGTGAAGACCAAAGATTTGACCCATTTGTGGCTCTGGATGGCGTCTAAAACGTGTGAGATGATGTCCGTGGTCACGTCAGTGATGCTCCAGGTTCGATCTGCTAACTTGATCCGCCGTGGACTCGTCTTGTTTGCTGTCGGTGTGTTGTTGGCGTTAGTGCTGTATTTCCTGCAAATCCAGCGAAAAGACGCCTTGTTGCCTGATGAAGTGTTGGACACTTTGTTCTCTTCAGCTTGGTGGATTCCTCTGTGCTGCGGATCAGCAGCCG CTGTGGTTGGATTGTTGTATCCATATCTGGACAGCCACCTCGGAGAGCCACACAAGTTTAAGCGCGAGTGGGCAAGTGTCATGCGTTGCATCGCCGTGTTCGTCGGCATCAACCACGCCAGTGCC AAGCTGGACTTTGTGAATAACGTACAGTTGTGTCTCACTCTGGCGGCTCTGTCTCTGGGTCTTTGGTGGACGTTTGATCGCTCCAGGAGTGGATTTGGTTTGGGCCTCACCACTGCGTTTTTTGCCACGCTCATCACTCAGCTGTTGGTCTACAACGGCATCTACCA gTTTCCGTCTCCTCAGTTGGGCTACGTTCGCTCCTGGCTGCCCTGCATCTTCTTCTCTGGAGGAGTGACGGTGGGGAACATTGGCAGGCAGCTGGCCATG GTTACGAATGAGAAACCTCACAGCGACTAG
- the insig1 gene encoding insulin-induced gene 1 protein isoform X3 — protein MPRLEDRCWSCTGVKTKDLTHLWLWMASKTCEMMSVVTSVMLQVRSANLIRRGLVLFAVGVLLALVLYFLQIQRKDALLPDEVLDTLFSSAWWIPLCCGSAAAVVGLLYPYLDSHLGEPHKFKREWASVMRCIAVFVGINHASAKLDFVNNVQLCLTLAALSLGLWWTFDRSRSGFGLGLTTAFFATLITQLLVYNGIYQFPSPQLGYVRSWLPCIFFSGGVTVGNIGRQLAMVTNEKPHSD, from the exons ATGCCGAGACTAGAGGACCGCTGTTGGAGCTGCACCGGTGTGAAGACCAAAGATTTGACCCATTTGTGGCTCTGGATGGCGTCTAAAACGTGTGAGATGATGTCCGTGGTCACGTCAGTGATGCTCCAGGTTCGATCTGCTAACTTGATCCGCCGTGGACTCGTCTTGTTTGCTGTCGGTGTGTTGTTGGCGTTAGTGCTGTATTTCCTGCAAATCCAGCGAAAAGACGCCTTGTTGCCTGATGAAGTGTTGGACACTTTGTTCTCTTCAGCTTGGTGGATTCCTCTGTGCTGCGGATCAGCAGCCG CTGTGGTTGGATTGTTGTATCCATATCTGGACAGCCACCTCGGAGAGCCACACAAGTTTAAGCGCGAGTGGGCAAGTGTCATGCGTTGCATCGCCGTGTTCGTCGGCATCAACCACGCCAGTGCC AAGCTGGACTTTGTGAATAACGTACAGTTGTGTCTCACTCTGGCGGCTCTGTCTCTGGGTCTTTGGTGGACGTTTGATCGCTCCAGGAGTGGATTTGGTTTGGGCCTCACCACTGCGTTTTTTGCCACGCTCATCACTCAGCTGTTGGTCTACAACGGCATCTACCA gTTTCCGTCTCCTCAGTTGGGCTACGTTCGCTCCTGGCTGCCCTGCATCTTCTTCTCTGGAGGAGTGACGGTGGGGAACATTGGCAGGCAGCTGGCCATG GTTACGAATGAGAAACCTCACAGCGACTAG